The sequence CACCGATGCTCCAGCCACTGGAACTGGAGCTACAAAGGGAGGGCTTCGAGGTCGAAGAAGCGCCGGTCGAGCGGACCGTCCAGCGCAGTCGGCTCCCCTCTCGAACGACGCTCTCGAAGGTCTTCGTCACGTTCGCCAGCACCTACGGATTCTATCTGCTCATCGGTGGGACCCTCGGGACCTTCGACCTCGCCACGGGCTTGGTGGTCGCGACGCTCGCCACCGCACTGTTCTCGCGAATCGCGTTCGTCAGCTCTCCGTCGTTCTCGAAGACGCTCCGCCGGTCGGCTCGCGGGGCGCTCTACGTCCCGTATCTGCTCTGGGAGATAGCCAAGGCGAACATCGCCGTCGCCTACATCATCCTCCACCCGAGGATGCCGATCGACCCCGGGATGCGTCGATTTCGCGCGGCGGTCTGGGGTGATCTCCCGGTCACCACGCTCGCGAACAGCATCACCCTCACACCGGGAACGCTCACCGTCGACGTGCGGGATAGTCTCTACATCCACACGCTGACCGAGCAGGCCCGCGTGGATCTGGCGGGTGGTGCGCTCGAGCGTGCTGTCCGGTTCGTGTTCTACGGCAGGGACGCCGCGGATATCCCGACGCCGATCGACCGGGACGCCATCGACGACGAGGTCGTCTATCCGGAGGAGGATTCCTGATGTCGGTCGCCGAAGTCGGTACTCTCGAACTAGTCCTGCTCGGGGCGGGAACGATCATCGTCGTGTTCACCATCGGCCTCCTCTATCGGGTCGTCCAGGGCCCGACGATGGAGGACCGGGTCATCGCGATCAACGCCATCGGGACCTCGACAGTGGTGGTCCTGTCGCTCGTGGCGGCGGCGCTCGGCCAACCGGGCTATCTCGATATCGCGCTCGTGTACGCGCTGCTCAACTTCCTGGCGAGCATCGCCATCTCGAAGTTCATCGTCGAACGCGGAGGTGTCCTGTAGATGACACCGCTCGAGTACGCCATCGTGGCGCTCGCCGCCGGTGGCGTCTTCTTCACCCTGGTGGCTGTCGTCGGTATCATCCGTCTTCCCGACCTGTATACGCGAGCACACGCCACTTCGAAGAGCGATACCCTCGGTACCGTGCTGTCGCTCGGTGCCGTCATCCTCGCGTTCGGGGTCGACGTCGCTGCCGCGAAGACCGCACTCCTGTTGGTATTCATGTTGCTCACGAATCCGACCGCCGCGCACGCCATCACCCGTGCGGCCTACGATCAGGGAATCGAACCGTGGACGGTAGACGAGGAGGGTGGTGACTGAGATGGAACTCGCCCTCTACGCCGCGTTGCTCGCATTCGTCGTCGCGACTGCCATCGCGGCTGTCATGCTCCGAGACATTCTTAGCGCCATCATCGCGTTCGCCGGTTTCAGTTTCGGCGTCGCGATAATCTACGTCCTTCTCGCTGCGCCCGACGTCGCACTCACCGAAGCGGCTGTCGGGGCGGGCGTGACGACCGTGTTGTTCTTGCTCACCATCGTCAGGACCGTCCGGCCGGGCGGTGACCGCGTCTTCGAACACGTCCGGTGGCGCGCGGTGGCACTGGTCGGCGTCCTCACCGGTATCCTCCTGAGCACGGTTCGGTCGCTCCCGCGGGTCGGCGACCCAGAATCGATGGTCGCGACCTCGCGTATCACCCGGTACTACCTCGAGAACGCCTATCCGGAGACCGGCGTCGAGAACGCGGTTACGGCGGTCCTGGCCGCCTACCGTGGGTTCGACACGCTCGGCGAGGCGGTCGTCGTTTTGGCGGCCGGCGTCGCCGTGGTGCTCGTCCTCAGACAGGAGGCCTACGTATGAGCGCGGACCTTCCACCGCGGACGTACGTCGAGAGCACCATCATCATGACGACCGTTCGGATAATCAGCCCGTTCGTGTTCACCTTCGGGCTGTTCGTCATGCTCCACGGTGCCGAGTCGGCCGGCGGCGGGTTCCAGGGTGGCGTCATCCTGGCCTCGAGTATCATCATGATCGCTTTCGCCTTCGGCATCGAACCGACGCGAGATTGGCTCAGTGACTCCCTGATCCGGGGTGCCATGGGCGGTGGCGTCGGCCTGTTCGCGCTCATCGGCCTCGGTGCGCTCGCGTTCCAGGGCCGGTTCCTCGAGTACATCGCGTACGGCATCGACCACGGCGTGAAGTACGGTATCGAACTCGTCGAACTCGGTATCGGGGCCGTCGTCTCCGGCGTCATCATCTCGTTGTTCATGAGTCTCGCGGCCGGGTTCGATAGCGACGACGAACAGGGAGGTGAGTCGGCGTGATCGACCTGCTCGCGACACACCACGTCTATCTGGCTGCGATTTTGCTCGTCGGCATCGGGTTGTACGTCGTGGTCGGCAGTCCGAACCTCGTAAAGAAGGTCATCGGAATGAACGTCTTCCAGGTCGGCATCTTCCTCTTTTTCGTCACGTCGGGGTACGTCGACGGCGCGGGACCGCCGGTCGTCGGCCACGGTTCTGGTCCTCTGTCCAGTCCGTTGCCGCACGTACTCATCCTGACGGCCATCGTCGTCGGTGTCAGTCTGACGGCTGTCGCTCTGGCACTCATCGTCCGGATCTACGACGGCTACGGATCACTCGACGAAGACGTCATCAAGGAGGTGCGGGTCAATGATTGAGCCCATCGCCACCCTGCAGGAGAATGCTATCGTCCTGCTGGTGGCGTTTCCGATCGTCGCTGCACTGGTGCCGATCGTCCTCGGCCTGCTGTCCGATCGAACGGGCTGGATCGTCGCGGCGATCATCTCGCTCGTCCAGGTGGCTCTCGCGCTCACGGTGTTCCGTCAGGTCCAGGCGACAGGTCCGTTCTCGTACGAGGTCGGTGGATTCGCGCCCCCGTTCGGCATCGAACTGATCGCCGATGGGGTCTCGGCCCCACTGCTCGTGCTCATCGCCGTGACGACCGTCGGCGTGGTCGCCTACGCGCACCGGATCGGCCCCCACGGGAACGAGTTCTACAGCGAACTCATGTTACTGATGACCGGGCTCTCCGGCGTCGTCGCCACGGGCGACGTGTTCAACCTCTACGTGTTCCTCGAGATCACCGGGCTCGCGACCTACGCGCTCGTCGCCAGTGGTAGGTCTCCCGAGGCGGCCCTCGCCAGTCTCAAGTACCTGCTCATCGGGACCATCGGCGCGTCCCTGTATCTGTTCGGCGTGGGGTATCTCTACCTCGCCACCGGGACGCTCAACATGGCCGACCTCTCGTCCTCGCTTCCGTCGGTCGGCTACGCAACGCCACTCGTCCTGACCGGATTCGGGCTCATCGTCGTCGGGTTATCCGTCAAGGTGGCGCTGTTCCCGTTGCACACCTGGCAGCCGGATGCGTACGCCGAATCGCCGCACGCCGTTAGCGCGTACATCTCCGCGCTCGTCTCGACGGCGGCCGCGTACGCACTGTTCCGTCTCCTCTACGCGGTGTTCACCGTGGACTTCTTCGCGGCCGTGCCGTTCGCACAGGACATGCTGGTCCTGCTCGCGTCGGTGAGTGTCGTGGTCGGGGCGGTCCTCGCGGTCATGCAGTCTGACCTGAAGCGGATGCTTGCGTACTCGTCGGTCTCGCAGTTCGGCATCGTCGTCGCCGCGCTGGCCATCGCGAACGAGACGGCCATTCTCGGGAGTCTCGTCCACCTGGTCGGGCACGCCGTGATGAAAGCCGGTCTGTTCCTCGCGGTCGGGGTCCTCGCCACGTCGCTGGGGGCCCGCACCGTCGAGGAGTACGCTGGCATCGGGTATCGAGCCCCGGTCACCAGTGGGGCCTTGGCCGTTCTCGCGTTCTCCTTGGTCGGCGTCCCGCCGGCCATCGGGTTCGCCGGGAAGTGGACCATCCTCCTCGGCGCCGTCGAGGCGGGTGCGTGGGCGCTGACCGCTGTCATCGTGACGAGTACGCTGCTGACGCTGGCGTACTTCGGTCGGCTCGTCGAGAAGATGTACTTCACCGAACCGGCCGACGCCGCGGAATCGGTTGCGACCGACGGAGGTGTCGCACCCGACGTCTCGTTCGCGATGCGGGCCATCGTCGTTCTCGTCGCCGTCACCGCCGTCGCCCTCGGAATCGTGGCGACCGACCTCATCGCCACGTTCGAACCCGTCGTGGAGGTGTATTTTGCATGAGTGAAATCCTGTCGCTGAGACCGCTGGGTGCGGTCGCGGTTCCCGCTCTCGGCATCATCGCCATCCTCGCATCGCATCGTCGACCGGACATTCGGGAAGGGTTCACCATCGCGACGGCCGTCGGGACCCTCGCCGTCGTCGCGAGCATGGTTCCGGGAGCCGTCCAGGGCGACGCCTACGTGACCGATCTCGGGACCTTCGTGCCGGGCATCGAGTTCGTGCTCCGGGCCGATCCGCTCGGGATGATCTTTGGGTTGCTCGCGAGTTTCCTCTGGCTGATCACCAGTTTCTACAGCATCGGGTACATGCGCGGCCTCGACGAGCACTCCCAGACGCGCTATTTCGCCGCGTTCGCCGCGAGCATCAGTTCGGCGCTGGGCGTCGCGTTCGCGTCGAATCTGATCGTGCTGTACGTCTTCTACGAACTGCTGACCGTGGCGACCTACCCGCTCGTCGCACACGACGAGACGGAGGAGGCGCGAACGGCCGGCCGGAAGTACCTCCTCTACACGTTCGGTGGCGGGGTCAGCGTCCTGGCCGGGACCGCACTCGTCTTCTGGGCGACCGGGACCGTCGAGTTCGCGTCCGGCGGTATCGGAGCGCTCGCCACCGCCGACCCACTGATCGGCCGGGCGGCGTTCGCCCTGCTCATCGCTGGATTCGGCGTGAAAGCGGCACTGATGCCCATCCACTCGTGGCTTCCGGACGCGATGGTCGCGCCGACCCCGGTCTCCGGCCTCCTCCACGCGGTGGCGGTCGTCAAGAGCGGGGTGTTCGGCATCGCACGCGTCATCCTCGACGTGTTCGGTCCCGACCTCGTCGGCGACCTCGGGATGGGGCTTCCCCTGGCGGCCGTGGCTGGATTCACCATCCTCGCCTCGAGTATCATCGCCCTCCGGCAGGATAACCTCAAACGGCGGTTGGCGTACTCGACGGTGAGCCAGTTATCGTACATCGTCCTGGGGCTCGCAATCCTCTCGCCGGCAGCCATCGTGGGGGGACTGCTGCATATCCCCGCCCACGCGTTCATGAAGCTCACGCTGTTCTTCGCGGCCGGCGCCATCCACGTGGAGACCCACACCGACGACATCTCTCAGATGGCCGGCATCGGGAAGCGCATGCCGTTGACGATGATCGCGTTCGGCATCGCGAGCGTCGGAATGGCAGGTCTCCCGCTGGTCGCCGGGTTCGTGAGCAAGTGGTACCTCCTCATCGGGAGCCTCGACGCCGGGACGACCATCTTCGCCGTCGTCCTGTTCCTCTCCGGGCTGCTCAATATCGGGTACTTCTGGCCCATCGTCTACCGGGCCTTCTTCCAGTCCGCCGACGGCGCCGACCGGACGCCCCTGCTCGAGTGGCCCCTCGGGGGCCCGACTCCGCAGACGGACGGGGGGCGGCCCGAACCCGCCGACACCGTCGAGGGGACGTACGCCGTCGACCAGAACCCGAGTGACGTCGAGACGGCACACAACGGCGCCAACGACGAGGAAGGAGGCGGACAGAGCGACAACGACGACCACTCCCAGCACGACCACGATGGGCACGACGACCACCACGGTGGACCACCGGTCGGTGGCTGGGACCAGCGTGGGTTCGGCGAGGAGAGCACGTGGTTCATGATCGGCCCCATCCTGATCGCGGTCGGCGGTGCCGTCGCCCTCGGCATCGTCCCGTATAGCATGGTGTTCCTCGAACTCGTCCAGCAGGTCGTCGTCGACGTTCTGGGGGTGGCGCTATGACGGAGTCGCTCACACTCGTTCCGCCAGCGTTCGTCGTCCTCCTCGCGGCACTGCTACTGCCGTTCGCCTCGCGGCGCGTCGGCCACGGACTCGGTCTACTCGCGACGGCCGGCGTGTCGGTCTGGTCCTACCTGGTTCCCGCGGGCACACACCTGCCGGTACGGTTCCTCGGCTTCGAGGCCGTCCTGTTCAACGTCGACGAGTTCTCCCGGCTCATGGGGATCATCTTCGGGTTGATCGGGGCCGCCGCGGTGCTCTACTCGTACTCTTCGGCGGCCGAGAACCTGCAGACGGCCTTCGCGCTCGGCTACGTGGGGACCAGTCTGGGTGCCGTTTTCGCTGGCGACTGGTTGAGCATGATCTTCTTCTGGGAGCTCATGGCCGTCACCAGTACGCTGCTGGTCTGGCACCACGGTGGCCCGGCAGTCCGTGCGGGCTTCCGGTACGCCATCTTCCACGGCATCGGCGGGAGTCTGTTCATGGTAGCCATCGTCTGGCACTACGTCGAGGTCGGGTCCTTCCTGTTCTCGGCGACGGATGGCCTGGTGGCTGGAATCCCGGCAACGCTCGCGGCGCTGGGCATCGGCGTCAACGTCGGGTTCGTCGGCCTCCACACCTGGCTGCCGGACACGTACCCCCGTCCCCACGTCGCGGCCAGCGTCTTCCTCTCGGTGTACACGACCAAGACGGGCGTCTACGGCCTGTATCGTGTGTTCCCGGACGGCAGTATCGCTATCGCCTACATGGGCGCGGCGATGGCTGTGGTGGGGGTCACCTACGCGCTGTTGCAAAACGACATGCGTCGGCTGCTCTCCTATCACATCCAGTCCCAGGTCGGCTACATGGTCGCCGGAGTGGGCATCGGCACGGCGCTGGCGACTGCTGGCGCGTTCGCCCACGTCTACAACCACATCCTCTACAAGGCGTTGCTGTTCATGACCGCGGGCGTCGTCATCTCCCGCACCGGCGAAGAGAACCTCAAATACCTGGGCGGGCTCCGCACGGGACTTCCGATCACCGCCATCGCCTTCACCGCCGCGGCCCTGGCCATCAGTGGGTTCCCCGGGTTCAACGGCTTCGTGAGCAAGGGGATGATCACCGCTGCGGCACACTACGAGCACCTCACCGGGATCTACTATCTCCTTCTGGCGGCCGGCGTCGGGACGTTCATGTCGTTCATCAAGTTCGGCTACTACGCGTTCTACCGGAACACCGACCGCGAGTTCTCGGTCTCGACGGCCAACCCGGGACAGGCAATCGCGATGCTCGGCGTCGCGGCACTGCTGGTGGTGTACGGACTCGTCCCGGACCTGCTGTTCAGTATCCTCCCGGGCAGTACGGCCGACGCCCATCCGTTCACGACCAGCCACCTCCTCGAGGGCTTCGCGCTGGCGGGCCTCGGCCTGGTGGGTTTCGTCGTCCTCAAGAAACCGCTCTCGAAGGTCGGTGCGGTCCCCGACGTGGACGCGATACTGAACCCACTGGTCTTCTACGGGACCCGCACGGTCGTTCGTGGGCTGACGGAGACCTACGCCGCCGTCGACCGGGTCGTCGCCAGTGGCTCGTATGCCCTCGCCGGGACTATCGTGAATCCGTATCCGTTCCTCGAACGGGTCGCCCGGTCGCTGGACGAAGAAGACGTCTCGGTGCTCCCGGGTAGTCTCCAGGCGACGATCGGCACCAGCATCCTCCTGATGGTCGTCATTCTGGGCGGCGTGCTGGTCGGCGTCCTGAACTGATCTGCCGGGTCAGTCGAAACAGGCCGCCAGTTCGCTCGCGACGCGGCGTCCGAGTTCGGCCTTCGTTCCCTCGAAGGACTCCACGTCGTCAGCGTGGACGAACTGGACGCGCGTCTCGTCTTCCCCCATGACTGCGGCGTCGTTCGCGACGACGAACTCCAGAGCCACTCGCTCGAGGAGCTCTCTCGCGACCTCGACGGTCGCCTCGTCGTCGTTCGCTTCGGCCTTGAACCCGACCATCGTGAGCGCCGGGTGGGCCTCCCGGATCGAATCGATGAGCTTCGGCGTCGGCTCGAGATCGAGCGTGATCTCCTGGCCCGACCGGATCTTCTCGGTCGCGGCGTCGACGGTGTAATCGGAGATGGCCGCTGCCGAGACGAGGGCGTCAGCGCTCTCGACCGCGTCGGAGACCGCGTCGAGCATCTCCGCGGCGGTCCGAACCCGTCGAACATCGGCATAGGGGACATCCGGCCCGTCGTGGACCAGGACGACGTCAGCCCCAAGGGCGTAGCAGGCCTTCGCGACAGCCCGCCCCGTCTTCCCCGACGCTCTGTTGGACAGCACCCGGACCGGGTCGATCGGCTCCGAGGTCGCACCGCTCGTGATGACGACCCGTCTGTCGGCCAGCGGTCGGTCGCCGAGGGCTCGCGCCGTCTCCAGGACGATGGCTTCCTCGGAAGCGATCTTCGCTTTGCCCTCTTCGAGACGAGGGTCGACGAAGTCGACCCCCCAGGACTCCACGCGGTCGATGGCGTCGAGGACGCCCGGGTGATCGTACATCGGCTCGTGCATCGCCGGTGCGATGACGACAGGGACGTCCGCCCCCAGCGCCGTGGTCGCCGTCGTCGTGACCGGACTGTCGTCGATGGCTGCGGCGATCTTCCCGATGGTGTTCGCCGTGGCCGGGGCCACGAGGAAGACGTCGGCCCAGCCCTCCCGTCCACAGAGTTCGACGTGTTCGACGGCCCCGGTTATCTCCGTCGCCACCGGATTGTCGGTGGCGAACTCGACGGCCCACGGGTGGACGATGGAGCGGGCGCTGTCGGTCATCACCGCCCGTACGCTGGCCCCCTGGCGACGCAGTTCGTGGGCGAGTTCCACGGTCCGCACGGCGGCGACGCTCCCAGTGACCCCGAGCGCCACGTTCGTTCCCTCGAGCATTCGCCTTGCACTTTGCCGCGACGTACTTTAAAGGTGAGTACCCGCCGCGGCCGATATCGCTTTGACCCGTCCGCAAAAATAGCGGACCGTGAAAACCATCGAGGTTACTACGACCGTCGACCGCCCGCCCGAGGTGGTCTTTCCGTTCCTCCAGGATTTCACGGGGTATGCGAAGTACTCGAAGCACCTCCGCGGGGTGGTGGTCGACGGT is a genomic window of Halanaeroarchaeum sp. HSR-CO containing:
- a CDS encoding monovalent cation/H+ antiporter subunit E; translated protein: MSEKSARILVPVGPSPTYRNTVAYAVREALDAAKSSDVRGAVHFVYPAQWRRFTDRGQAAADDVEDLLERTIVWVTEDLDFDDEDPDLGDLPIDIETAIAGEDRYLFAPGDYASSLSDYARKHDLDRFVIDPEFQPGGNAPMLQPLELELQREGFEVEEAPVERTVQRSRLPSRTTLSKVFVTFASTYGFYLLIGGTLGTFDLATGLVVATLATALFSRIAFVSSPSFSKTLRRSARGALYVPYLLWEIAKANIAVAYIILHPRMPIDPGMRRFRAAVWGDLPVTTLANSITLTPGTLTVDVRDSLYIHTLTEQARVDLAGGALERAVRFVFYGRDAADIPTPIDRDAIDDEVVYPEEDS
- a CDS encoding cation:proton antiporter → MSVAEVGTLELVLLGAGTIIVVFTIGLLYRVVQGPTMEDRVIAINAIGTSTVVVLSLVAAALGQPGYLDIALVYALLNFLASIAISKFIVERGGVL
- the mnhG gene encoding monovalent cation/H(+) antiporter subunit G, giving the protein MTPLEYAIVALAAGGVFFTLVAVVGIIRLPDLYTRAHATSKSDTLGTVLSLGAVILAFGVDVAAAKTALLLVFMLLTNPTAAHAITRAAYDQGIEPWTVDEEGGD
- a CDS encoding DUF4040 domain-containing protein produces the protein MELALYAALLAFVVATAIAAVMLRDILSAIIAFAGFSFGVAIIYVLLAAPDVALTEAAVGAGVTTVLFLLTIVRTVRPGGDRVFEHVRWRAVALVGVLTGILLSTVRSLPRVGDPESMVATSRITRYYLENAYPETGVENAVTAVLAAYRGFDTLGEAVVVLAAGVAVVLVLRQEAYV
- a CDS encoding MnhB domain-containing protein translates to MSADLPPRTYVESTIIMTTVRIISPFVFTFGLFVMLHGAESAGGGFQGGVILASSIIMIAFAFGIEPTRDWLSDSLIRGAMGGGVGLFALIGLGALAFQGRFLEYIAYGIDHGVKYGIELVELGIGAVVSGVIISLFMSLAAGFDSDDEQGGESA
- a CDS encoding cation:proton antiporter subunit C, translated to MIDLLATHHVYLAAILLVGIGLYVVVGSPNLVKKVIGMNVFQVGIFLFFVTSGYVDGAGPPVVGHGSGPLSSPLPHVLILTAIVVGVSLTAVALALIVRIYDGYGSLDEDVIKEVRVND
- a CDS encoding monovalent cation/H+ antiporter subunit D family protein yields the protein MIEPIATLQENAIVLLVAFPIVAALVPIVLGLLSDRTGWIVAAIISLVQVALALTVFRQVQATGPFSYEVGGFAPPFGIELIADGVSAPLLVLIAVTTVGVVAYAHRIGPHGNEFYSELMLLMTGLSGVVATGDVFNLYVFLEITGLATYALVASGRSPEAALASLKYLLIGTIGASLYLFGVGYLYLATGTLNMADLSSSLPSVGYATPLVLTGFGLIVVGLSVKVALFPLHTWQPDAYAESPHAVSAYISALVSTAAAYALFRLLYAVFTVDFFAAVPFAQDMLVLLASVSVVVGAVLAVMQSDLKRMLAYSSVSQFGIVVAALAIANETAILGSLVHLVGHAVMKAGLFLAVGVLATSLGARTVEEYAGIGYRAPVTSGALAVLAFSLVGVPPAIGFAGKWTILLGAVEAGAWALTAVIVTSTLLTLAYFGRLVEKMYFTEPADAAESVATDGGVAPDVSFAMRAIVVLVAVTAVALGIVATDLIATFEPVVEVYFA
- a CDS encoding cation:proton antiporter; this translates as MSEILSLRPLGAVAVPALGIIAILASHRRPDIREGFTIATAVGTLAVVASMVPGAVQGDAYVTDLGTFVPGIEFVLRADPLGMIFGLLASFLWLITSFYSIGYMRGLDEHSQTRYFAAFAASISSALGVAFASNLIVLYVFYELLTVATYPLVAHDETEEARTAGRKYLLYTFGGGVSVLAGTALVFWATGTVEFASGGIGALATADPLIGRAAFALLIAGFGVKAALMPIHSWLPDAMVAPTPVSGLLHAVAVVKSGVFGIARVILDVFGPDLVGDLGMGLPLAAVAGFTILASSIIALRQDNLKRRLAYSTVSQLSYIVLGLAILSPAAIVGGLLHIPAHAFMKLTLFFAAGAIHVETHTDDISQMAGIGKRMPLTMIAFGIASVGMAGLPLVAGFVSKWYLLIGSLDAGTTIFAVVLFLSGLLNIGYFWPIVYRAFFQSADGADRTPLLEWPLGGPTPQTDGGRPEPADTVEGTYAVDQNPSDVETAHNGANDEEGGGQSDNDDHSQHDHDGHDDHHGGPPVGGWDQRGFGEESTWFMIGPILIAVGGAVALGIVPYSMVFLELVQQVVVDVLGVAL
- a CDS encoding Na(+)/H(+) antiporter subunit D — protein: MTESLTLVPPAFVVLLAALLLPFASRRVGHGLGLLATAGVSVWSYLVPAGTHLPVRFLGFEAVLFNVDEFSRLMGIIFGLIGAAAVLYSYSSAAENLQTAFALGYVGTSLGAVFAGDWLSMIFFWELMAVTSTLLVWHHGGPAVRAGFRYAIFHGIGGSLFMVAIVWHYVEVGSFLFSATDGLVAGIPATLAALGIGVNVGFVGLHTWLPDTYPRPHVAASVFLSVYTTKTGVYGLYRVFPDGSIAIAYMGAAMAVVGVTYALLQNDMRRLLSYHIQSQVGYMVAGVGIGTALATAGAFAHVYNHILYKALLFMTAGVVISRTGEENLKYLGGLRTGLPITAIAFTAAALAISGFPGFNGFVSKGMITAAAHYEHLTGIYYLLLAAGVGTFMSFIKFGYYAFYRNTDREFSVSTANPGQAIAMLGVAALLVVYGLVPDLLFSILPGSTADAHPFTTSHLLEGFALAGLGLVGFVVLKKPLSKVGAVPDVDAILNPLVFYGTRTVVRGLTETYAAVDRVVASGSYALAGTIVNPYPFLERVARSLDEEDVSVLPGSLQATIGTSILLMVVILGGVLVGVLN
- the coaBC gene encoding bifunctional phosphopantothenoylcysteine decarboxylase/phosphopantothenate--cysteine ligase CoaBC, whose translation is MLEGTNVALGVTGSVAAVRTVELAHELRRQGASVRAVMTDSARSIVHPWAVEFATDNPVATEITGAVEHVELCGREGWADVFLVAPATANTIGKIAAAIDDSPVTTTATTALGADVPVVIAPAMHEPMYDHPGVLDAIDRVESWGVDFVDPRLEEGKAKIASEEAIVLETARALGDRPLADRRVVITSGATSEPIDPVRVLSNRASGKTGRAVAKACYALGADVVLVHDGPDVPYADVRRVRTAAEMLDAVSDAVESADALVSAAAISDYTVDAATEKIRSGQEITLDLEPTPKLIDSIREAHPALTMVGFKAEANDDEATVEVARELLERVALEFVVANDAAVMGEDETRVQFVHADDVESFEGTKAELGRRVASELAACFD